From a single Osmerus mordax isolate fOsmMor3 chromosome 6, fOsmMor3.pri, whole genome shotgun sequence genomic region:
- the tbc1d31 gene encoding TBC1 domain family member 31: MQVTDIGSKEEGKVWHRKPTPTSNGVIVTVIRSASAYQSKTVRFLHVAFDTTGESFLAGDHHGNIYVFDITRNRFKLVQRTGQACTALAFNLRRTTEYLVALADYSIKCFDKDTKQLVSWMRGHEGAVSHLSVHGSGRYAITTSADAAQLWDLDTFQRKRKLNVRQSVAMQRVFFLPLSNTILSCFSDDSIFAWESDTLSCKYQLPVPDQGPRLQYKAFSVTSDGKTLAAGGRSNLLHLWCLESRQLLRVVQMPPKVRTVRQLEFLHDSLDGSTSQTLGVLSQDGIMRFINTQTCKLLFDIGSHENAITTVALSPSGRNVVAVMDDGSLNIYSVRGLTQDLNKPPPPLVKAVIGGDSEEQSALWVKVKSEKVQRPAKTSGRRVQTRGLRPPAFSMAEDKENDLPDGLNKKRLVALLKAFGEYPAKYRMFVWRSLLRLPENHAAFSSLTDKGLHPAYASLQERYPIKSHKLQRGLQRVLSALAHWSAIFGETDYLPLVAFPFVKLFQNNPLVCFEVVATVIVNWCQHWFEYFPNPPLNVLSMAENVLAHHDKELLQHFIDCGVTSQLYIWPLLETLFSEVLTRDEWLRLFDNVFSNHPSFLLMAAVAYVTSCRAPLLLCSRKEDFEYFFHHRNNLDLVSMVKEAYRIMDSTPAELHPSGLLADAEPLTRGQYPVFNKYPSCVVEYQSQERQRIREQELDYLRERQALQQLRVETVRRRAEEEAWYSQQELLQQAEEQRRRILEEEEARLTLQRTKVAAMKRELKVKELQLLDAAKTRFLKHTHDQRTSQLHRLDHDIQRKMDLRDQETAAAVQDLEVRQMELEAQRKLLEQRLAMEQERVSEEVRLEVDTRTRRAELEAAAQQRLLSLDDDTELGPATRRVLEESLAEAGQLGVDSAWQGQVAQRLGWAEEEQGRRYERLAGLHREARVWEEQLLHTLRDTEGRKWEEVVCLQDQLQQDRQTGCVAEAQRTQQLSQDRLETQQHLDNLRSSQQHTLDGQRERRATSPCSTRGLPPRPETAAAAFTSALAPPQIDGSPVCLNNQSASDDSTSFSLDRGREQLDTREREMMQDILELRLKLAARAKRTLSSASLSPIS; the protein is encoded by the exons ATGCAGGTGACAGATATAGGAAGCAAAGAGGAGGGCAAAGTGTGGCATCGTAAACCAACACCAACTAGCAATGG GGTTATTGTTACAGTGATTCGCAGTGCATCTGCTTATCAATCAAAAACTGTGCGCTTTCTACATGTCGCCTTTGACACGACAGGGGAGTCATTCCTGGCTGGAGACCACCATGGGAACATATATGTGTTTGATATCACCAGAAACAG GTTTAAACTTGTTCAGAGAACAGGGCAAGCATGCACAGCATTGGCCTTCAACCTGCGCAGGACAACAGAATACTTGGTTGCTCTTGCAGATTACTCCATCAAGTGCTTTGACAAAG ACACCAAGCAACTAGTGAGCTGGATGCGAGGCCACGAGGGGGCGGTGTCCCACCTGTCTGTCCACGGGTCTGGCCGCTACGCCATCACCACCTCGGCCGACGCTGCTCAACTCTGGGACCTAGACACCTtccagaggaagagaaagctCAACGTCCGTCAGTCTGTGGCCATGCAGAGG gtgttttTCCTTCCTCTGAGTAACACCATTCTGAGCTGCTTCAGTGATGACTCCATCTTCGCCTGGGAGAGCGACACGCTGTCCTGTAAATACCAGCTGCCTGTCCCAGACCAGGGGCCCAGGCTCCAATACAAGGCCTTCTCTGTCACAAG tgacGGTAAGACCCTGGCTGCAGGGGGGCGGTCCAACCTCCTGCACCTGTGGTGTCTGGAGAGCAGGCAGCTCCTCAGGGTTGTCCAGATGCCCCCCAAGGTCCGCACTGTGAGACAGCTGGAGTTCCTCCATGACAGTTTGGATGGCAGCACCAGCCAG ACCCTGGGTGTGTTGAGCCAGGACGGCATCATGCGCTTCATCAACACCCAGACATGCAAGCTCCTGTTTGACATCGGCTCCCACGAGAACGCCATCACCACAGTGGCGCTCAGCCCCAGCGGGCGCAATGTGGTCGCCGTCATGGACGACGGCAGCCTGAACATCTACAGCGTTCGGGGACTCACCCAGGACCTCAACAAG ccacccccacccctggtgaAGGCTGTGATTGGAGGGGACAGTGAGGAACAGTCGGCTCTGTGGGTGAAGGTGAAGTCTGAGAAGGTGCAGAGACCAGCGAAGACATCGGGGCGGAGggtgcagaccagagggctCAGACCTCCAGCTTTCTCCATGGCAGAGGACAAAGAG AACGACCTGCCTGACGGTTTGAACAAGAAAAGGCTGGTAGCTCTACTGAAGGCCTTTGGAGAGTATCCTGCCAAATACCG GATGTTTGTGTGGCGCTCTCTGCTGCGTCTGCCGGAGAACCACGCGGCCTTCAGTAGCCTGACGGACAAGGGCCTCCACCCGGCCTACGCCAGCCTGCAGGAGCGCTACCCCATCAAGAGCCACAAGCTGCAGCGAGGACTCCAGAG GGTCCTCTCTGCCCTGGCTCACTGGTCGGCCATCTTTGGTGAGACAGACTACCTTCCTCTGGTGGCCTTCCCCTTCGTCAAGCTCTTCCAGAATAATCCACTGGTTTGCTTCGAGGTGGTCGCCACCGTTATAG TGAACTGGTGCCAACATTGGTTTGAGTACTTCCCAAACCCGCCCTTAAACGTGCTGAGCATGGCCGAAAACGTCCTGGCACACCACGACAAGGAGCTCCTGCAGCACTTCATAGACTGTGGGGTGACCTCACAG cTGTACATATGGCCCCTCCTGGAGACCCTGTTCTCCGAGGTGCTCACACGAGACGAGTGGCTGCGCCTGTTTGACAACGTGTTCTCCAAccacccctctttcctcctcatgGCCGCAGTGGCCTACGTCACCAGCTGCAgggcacccctcctcctctgctcccgcAAGGAGGACTTTGAG TATTTCTTCCACCACCGTAACAACCTGGACCTGGTCTCCATGGTGAAGGAGGCGTACCGGATAATGGACAGCACCCCGGCGGAGCTCCACCCCAGTGGCCTGCTGGCCGACGCAGAGCCCTTGACCCGGGGCCAGTACCCCGTTTTCAACAAGTATCCCTCCTGCGTGGTGGAGTACCAGTCCCAGGAGCGCCAGAGGATCCGGGAGCAGGAGTTGGACTAcctcagggagag gcagGCGCTGCAGCAGCTGCGGGTGGAGACGGTACGTCggcgggcggaggaggaggcgtggTACAGCCAGCAGGAGCTGCTGCAGCAGGCTGAGGAGCAGCGCAGGAggatcctggaggaggaggaggccaggctcACCCTGCAGAGGACCAA ggtAGCAGCCATGAAGAGAGAGCTGAAGGTGAAAGAGCTGCAGCTGTTGGATGCTGCCAAGACGCggttcctgaaacacacacacgaccagagAACCAGCCAGCTGCACAGACTGGACCACGACATCCAGAGAAAG atggacCTGCGGGACCAGGAGACTGCGGCGGCCGTGCAGGATCTGGAAGTGAGGCAGATGGAGCTGGAGGCTCAGAGGAAGCTGCTGGAACAG CGCCTGGCCATGGAGCAGGAGCGTGTGAGcgaggaggtgaggctggaggtggacaCTAGGACCAGGAGGGCTGAGCTGGAGGCGGCCGCCCAGCAGCGGCTCCTGAGCCTAGACGATGACACAGAGCTGGGCCCGGCCACGAGAAGA gtGCTGGAGGAGTCCCTGGCCGAGGCGGGCCAGCTGGGGGTGGACTCTGCCTGGCAGGGCCAGGTGGCGCAGCGTCTGGGGTgggctgaggaggagcaggggaggaggtacGAGCGGCTGGCCGGGCTGCACAGGGAGGCCCGCGTCTGGGAGGAAcagctcctccacaccctgAGGGACACGGAGGGCAGGAAG tgggaggaggtggtgtgttTGCAGGACCAGCTGCAGCAGGACAGACAAACGGGCTGCGTGGCCGAGGCTCAAAGGACACAGCAGCTCAGCCAGGACAGACTGGAGACACAGCAGCACCTGGACAACCTCCGGAGCAGCCAGCAACACACACTAG acggacagagggagaggagagcaacgTCTCCCTGCTCCACCAGAGGGCTGCCTCCCAGACCAGAGACAGCTGCTGCAGCCTTCACTTCGGCCCTGGCCCCCCCCCAGATAGACGGCTCCCCCGTGTGTCTCAACAACCAGTCCGCCTCCGACGACTCCACCAGCT ttTCTCTGGACCGAGGCAGAGAACAGCTGGAcaccagggagagggagatgatgcAGGACATCCTGGAGCTGCGCCTCAAGCTGGCGGCCCGTGCGAAGAGGACGCTCTCGTCcgcctctctgtcccccatctCCTAa
- the LOC136943948 gene encoding protein FAM83A — MVRVCVAAPLTGGETATLPLWIPQNNGLSMLSYRRSKPLGKVRRRLLDIRSPTSPVALLDLSHNENIRLATDALLDQGRQAYQEVLAREGEVDFLSSEEKRYILESAREQSCGVCEAEEGGDGVGSTPSEFLQSDDQSCCPLVSESNIPTLEDSCQARFGHHLQGTPSVEVCFQSDRATSMKDLVREFISKSTKEVAIVMDTFTDVEVFCDILEAMKRGASVHLLLDHLNVALFENMCGDLHISCTHLTNMSVRSVRGETYCSKSGRKVTGQIKEKFIILDSIEVLAGSYSFTWLSWQVHRNLAAIFKGSAVQPFHQEFTRLYACSQPIPGLYVTGQSKRPPSVLHLQEKQPMSTFIQTHLTQLEQAATPPQPSPHLPRPDVQPASLGLGNQRLYMAPQGLQWMPQRHTNINRPMAHQSFFSSDLSDGHLPWHFPNSNARPLGGTVGLIYRHHLLMTNLWFTHKSSE, encoded by the exons atggtgcgtgtgtgcgtggctgCTCCTCTCACAGGTGGAGAAACGGCAACATTGCCACTCTGGATCCCGCAGAACAACGGTCTGTCTATGCTGTCGTACCGGAGGTCCAAGCCTTTGGGTAAGGTGAGACGGCGTCTCCTGGACATCAGGAGCCCCACCTCGCCAGTGGCCCTGCTAGATCTCAGCCACAACGAAAACATCCGTTTGGCCACCGATGCCCTCCTCGACCAAGGCCGGCAGGCCTACCAGGAAGTGCtggccagagaaggagaggtggactTCCTGTCTTCTGAGGAGAAGCGGTACATTTTGGAGAGCGCCAGGGAGCAAAGCTGCGGCGTTTGtgaagcagaggagggaggagatggcgTAGGGTCGACACCCTCCGAGTTCTTGCAGTCTGACGACCAGAGCTGCTGCCCCCTTGTATCTGAGAGTAACATCCCCACACTGGAAGATAGCTGTCAGGCAAGATTTGGCCACCACCTACAGGGCACACCCAGCGTGGAGGTCTGCTTCCAGTCAGACAGAGCTACCAGCATGAAAGACTTAGTCAGGGAGTTCATCAGCAAATCCACCAAG GAGGTTGCAATAGTTATGGACACCTTCACTGATGTGGAGGTGTTCTGTGACATTCTGGAAGCAATGAAGCGCGGCGCGTCGGTCCATCTCCTCCTGGACCATCTCAACGTGGCCCTATTTGAGAACATGTGTGGGGATCTCCACATCAGCTGCACCCATCTTACT AATATGTCTGTTCGCAGTGTGCGAGGGGAGACCTACTGTTCAAAGTCTGGCAGGAAAGTGACTGGTCAGATCAAAGAGAAGTTCATCATCTTAGACAGCATCGAGGTGCTGGCTGGATCATACAG TTTCACCTGGCTTTCCTGGCAGGTCCACAGGAACCTGGCTGCCATCTTCAAGGGCAGTGCAGTCCAACCCTTCCACCAGGAGTTCACACGACTCTACGCTTGTTCCCAACCTATACCAGGTCTCTATGTTACCGGCCAGTCCAAACGTCCTCCATCTGTCCTCCATCTCCAAGAGAAACAACCAATGTCTACATTCATTCAAACCCACCTTACCCAGCTGGAACAAGCAGCtaccccaccccagcccagcccccacctcccccggcCAGACGTCCAGCCAGCTTCCCTGGGCCTAGGGAACCAGCGGTTGTACATGGCCCCCCAAGGGCTGCAATGGATGCCCCAGAGGCACACCAACATCAACAGGCCCATGGCGCACCAGAGTTTTTTCTCTAGTGATCTCAGTGATGGACACTTACCCTGGCATTTCCCAAACAGCAATGCCAGACCTCTAGGAGGGACAGTGGGCTTGATATATAGGCACCATCTTCTCATGACCAATCTGTGGTTCACACATAAGTCATCTGAATAA
- the LOC136944199 gene encoding interleukin-1 receptor type 2-like: MGWLQNFLLLSALSLSSSSSAAGEGCKEYGLQFERSFSVVGEAAMLNCTLVAPEVFDFWNVSYNIHWYNEQTLELGRATEQTLVRGTALWFLNALPQDTGTYLCVVRTPTQCFSQTTSLIVNQTNSHCDRPDIHIQYLTNIVFDKVVCPLKNMKRELGDSYSFKW, from the exons ATGGGTTGGCTCCAgaactttctcctcctctcagccctcagcctcagcagcagctcctcagcAGCAGGTG AGGGCTGTAAGGAGTATGGCCTGCAGTTTGAGCGGTCATTCTCAGTCGTAGGGGAGGCTGCCATGTTGAACTGCACCCTGGTAGCCCCTGAGGTGTTTGACTTTTGGAATGTCTCCTACAACATCCACTGGTACAACGAGCAGACACTGGAGCTGGGCCGGGCTACAGAACAAACTCTTGTGAGGGGCACAGCTCTGTGGTTCCTCAATGCTTTGCCGCAGGACACAGGAACATACTTGTGTGTTGTGAG AACTCCAACCCAGTGTTTCTCTCAGACCACCTCACTGATCGTAAACCAAACCAACTCACACTGTGACCGTCCAGATATACACATCCAGTACCTGACAAACATTGTCTTTGACAAAGTGGTCTGTCCTTTGAAGAACATGAAAAGGGAATTAGGAGATTCTTACTCCTTCAAGTGGTAA
- the zgc:101716 gene encoding uncharacterized protein C8orf76 homolog isoform X1 codes for MDIFGSTFDDSMFEEARDKANVPLSSYKAKFCATEWFCETDATDTDDLLDRQKVFKFRADLEFRKGNYQKALNDYTSCLALVPEGNLTIKRDVLEAMARCLSHIGQMEQALETVEQLSKEATNTCHLTCILLLKVNIYQYCRDLGNKIIALQQLCCLHPYNQWHWTSLADGYISQLESLSSQAPGLSFLPQENTLDMIGQQQVIQLYPTAPEREDRDSLWLKACMCLLRARLLLRILRNQQSSFVLQSSEKALQRTEEALQHLDPTERTLQLVTEVMGEDLVPEKMREENQDGESLDNIILKNFENRWWNRLLQTGLLGPDGGKLTTDKTESVSEP; via the exons ATGGATATATTTGGGAGTACCTTTGACGATTCAATGTTCGAAGAAGCAAGAGACAAAGCCAATGTTCCTCTTTCTTCCTACAAGGCAAAGTTCTGTGCGACAGAG tggttttgtGAGACAGATGCTACTGATACAGATGACTTGTTGGACAGGCAAAAAGTGTTCAAATTTCGAGCTGATTTGGAGTTTAGGAAAGGAAACTACCAG aAAGCGTTAAACGACTACACCAGCTGCCTTGCATTGGTACCAGAGGGTAATCTAACCATTAAACGCGATGTGTTGGAGGCCATGGCGCGATGTCTGTCTCACATTGGACAGATGGAACAGGCACTAGAGACTGTAGAGCAACTA AGTAAAGAAGCCACAAACACATGTCACCTGACATGCATCCTACTCCTGAAGGTGAATATCTACCAGTATTGCAGAGACCTTGGAAATAAGATAATTGCTCTTCAGCAGCTCTGCTGTCTCCACCCCTACAATCAGTGGCACTGGACTTCTCTAGCGGACGGCTACATCAGCCAGTTGGAGTCACTGAGTTCTCAGGCCCCAGGCTTGAGCTTTCTGCCACAGGAAAATACACTGGACATGATAGGGCAGCAGCAAGTGATTCAGTTGTACCCTACAGCaccagagagggaggacagagacagtCTCTGGCTGAAGGCCTGCATGTGTTTGCTTAGAGCACG gcTGCTCCTGAGGATCTTGAGGAACCAGCAGTCGTCCTTTGTGCTGCAGAGCAGTGAGAAAGCCCTCCAGAGGACAGAAGAGGCACTGCAGCACCTGGATCCAACAGAGAGGACTCTACAGCTTGTCACTGAG GTGATGGGAGAGGATCTGGTCCCAGAGAAGATGCGAGAGGAAAACCAGGATGGGGAGAGTCTGGACAACATTATTTTGAAAAACTTTGAGAACAGGTGGTGGAACAGGCTGCTGCAGACTGGACTGCTGGGTCCAGATGGAGGAAAACTGACCACAGACAAGACTGAAAGTGTATCAGAACCTTGA
- the zgc:101716 gene encoding uncharacterized protein C8orf76 homolog isoform X3 — MDIFGSTFDDSMFEEARDKANVPLSSYKAKFCATEKALNDYTSCLALVPEGNLTIKRDVLEAMARCLSHIGQMEQALETVEQLSKEATNTCHLTCILLLKVNIYQYCRDLGNKIIALQQLCCLHPYNQWHWTSLADGYISQLESLSSQAPGLSFLPQENTLDMIGQQQVIQLYPTAPEREDRDSLWLKACMCLLRARLLLRILRNQQSSFVLQSSEKALQRTEEALQHLDPTERTLQLVTEVMGEDLVPEKMREENQDGESLDNIILKNFENRWWNRLLQTGLLGPDGGKLTTDKTESVSEP, encoded by the exons ATGGATATATTTGGGAGTACCTTTGACGATTCAATGTTCGAAGAAGCAAGAGACAAAGCCAATGTTCCTCTTTCTTCCTACAAGGCAAAGTTCTGTGCGACAGAG aAAGCGTTAAACGACTACACCAGCTGCCTTGCATTGGTACCAGAGGGTAATCTAACCATTAAACGCGATGTGTTGGAGGCCATGGCGCGATGTCTGTCTCACATTGGACAGATGGAACAGGCACTAGAGACTGTAGAGCAACTA AGTAAAGAAGCCACAAACACATGTCACCTGACATGCATCCTACTCCTGAAGGTGAATATCTACCAGTATTGCAGAGACCTTGGAAATAAGATAATTGCTCTTCAGCAGCTCTGCTGTCTCCACCCCTACAATCAGTGGCACTGGACTTCTCTAGCGGACGGCTACATCAGCCAGTTGGAGTCACTGAGTTCTCAGGCCCCAGGCTTGAGCTTTCTGCCACAGGAAAATACACTGGACATGATAGGGCAGCAGCAAGTGATTCAGTTGTACCCTACAGCaccagagagggaggacagagacagtCTCTGGCTGAAGGCCTGCATGTGTTTGCTTAGAGCACG gcTGCTCCTGAGGATCTTGAGGAACCAGCAGTCGTCCTTTGTGCTGCAGAGCAGTGAGAAAGCCCTCCAGAGGACAGAAGAGGCACTGCAGCACCTGGATCCAACAGAGAGGACTCTACAGCTTGTCACTGAG GTGATGGGAGAGGATCTGGTCCCAGAGAAGATGCGAGAGGAAAACCAGGATGGGGAGAGTCTGGACAACATTATTTTGAAAAACTTTGAGAACAGGTGGTGGAACAGGCTGCTGCAGACTGGACTGCTGGGTCCAGATGGAGGAAAACTGACCACAGACAAGACTGAAAGTGTATCAGAACCTTGA
- the zgc:101716 gene encoding uncharacterized protein C8orf76 homolog isoform X2 — translation MDIFGSTFDDSMFEEARDKANVPLSSYKAKFCATEWFCETDATDTDDLLDRQKVFKFRADLEFRKGNYQKALNDYTSCLALVPEGNLTIKRDVLEAMARCLSHIGQMEQALETVEQLSKEATNTCHLTCILLLKWHWTSLADGYISQLESLSSQAPGLSFLPQENTLDMIGQQQVIQLYPTAPEREDRDSLWLKACMCLLRARLLLRILRNQQSSFVLQSSEKALQRTEEALQHLDPTERTLQLVTEVMGEDLVPEKMREENQDGESLDNIILKNFENRWWNRLLQTGLLGPDGGKLTTDKTESVSEP, via the exons ATGGATATATTTGGGAGTACCTTTGACGATTCAATGTTCGAAGAAGCAAGAGACAAAGCCAATGTTCCTCTTTCTTCCTACAAGGCAAAGTTCTGTGCGACAGAG tggttttgtGAGACAGATGCTACTGATACAGATGACTTGTTGGACAGGCAAAAAGTGTTCAAATTTCGAGCTGATTTGGAGTTTAGGAAAGGAAACTACCAG aAAGCGTTAAACGACTACACCAGCTGCCTTGCATTGGTACCAGAGGGTAATCTAACCATTAAACGCGATGTGTTGGAGGCCATGGCGCGATGTCTGTCTCACATTGGACAGATGGAACAGGCACTAGAGACTGTAGAGCAACTA AGTAAAGAAGCCACAAACACATGTCACCTGACATGCATCCTACTCCTGAAG TGGCACTGGACTTCTCTAGCGGACGGCTACATCAGCCAGTTGGAGTCACTGAGTTCTCAGGCCCCAGGCTTGAGCTTTCTGCCACAGGAAAATACACTGGACATGATAGGGCAGCAGCAAGTGATTCAGTTGTACCCTACAGCaccagagagggaggacagagacagtCTCTGGCTGAAGGCCTGCATGTGTTTGCTTAGAGCACG gcTGCTCCTGAGGATCTTGAGGAACCAGCAGTCGTCCTTTGTGCTGCAGAGCAGTGAGAAAGCCCTCCAGAGGACAGAAGAGGCACTGCAGCACCTGGATCCAACAGAGAGGACTCTACAGCTTGTCACTGAG GTGATGGGAGAGGATCTGGTCCCAGAGAAGATGCGAGAGGAAAACCAGGATGGGGAGAGTCTGGACAACATTATTTTGAAAAACTTTGAGAACAGGTGGTGGAACAGGCTGCTGCAGACTGGACTGCTGGGTCCAGATGGAGGAAAACTGACCACAGACAAGACTGAAAGTGTATCAGAACCTTGA